In Tachyglossus aculeatus isolate mTacAcu1 chromosome 10, mTacAcu1.pri, whole genome shotgun sequence, the following proteins share a genomic window:
- the LRRN3 gene encoding leucine-rich repeat neuronal protein 3 — translation MKDMPLRLHLLLGLAITVLVQAAEKKADCPPMCTCEIRPWFTPKSIYMEAPTVDCNDLGLFNFPARLPADTQILLLQTNNIAEIEYSEDFPVNLTGLDLSQNNLSSVTNVNAQRMPQLLSVYLEENKLTELPEECLSGLDNLQELYINHNLLSAISPGAFIGLRNLLRLHLNSNRLQMINREWFEALPNLEILMIGENPIISIRDMNFKPLINLRSLVVASINLTEIPDDALIGLENLESISFYDNRFVKVPQAALRKVINLKFLDLNKNPINRIRRGDFSNMLHLKELGINNMPELISIDSLAVDNLPDLRKIEATNNPRLSYIHPNAFSRLPKLESLLLNSNALSALYQGTIASLPNLKEISIHSNPIRCDCVIRWINMNKTNIRFMEPESLFCVDPPEFQGRNVRQVHFREMMEICLPLIAPESFPSNLDLASGSCVSLHCRATAEPEPEIAWITPSGRRLLPNTMSGKFYVHSEGTLDISGITSQEGGLYTCMATNLVGADLKSVLINVDGSLPRDGSGSLNIRVKDIQSSSVLVSWTASAKIFKASVKWTASAWAKSPRVAQSARIPSDMKEYNLTHLHPATEYKICVDIPTIYQQSKKHCINVTTKGLDHPGADHNKIKGTAAIACFAGLLGILSVMCVFSCLSQELSCDADPGDVRNYLQKPTFPFSEFYPPLISLWEASREKSTGLEVQATVIGVPGSVS, via the coding sequence ATGAAGGACATGCCACTCAGACTTCATTTGCTGCTGGGCCTAGCCATCACTGTCCTGGTCCAAGCCGCTGAGAAGAAAGCAGACTGCCCGCCAATGTGTACATGTGAAATCAGACCTTGGTTCACCCCCAAATCCATTTATATGGAGGCCCCGACGGTGGATTGCAATGATTTAGGTCTCTTTAATTTCCCTGCTAGATTGCCCGCTGACACGCAGATTCTACTTCTACAGACGAACAATATTGCAGAAATCGAATACTCAGAAGACTTTCCAGTGAACCTCACTGGCCTGGACTTATCTCAAAACAATTTATCCTCCGTCACCAATGTTAATGCTCAGAGGATGCCTCAGCTTCTGTCTGTGTACCTGGAGGAAAACAAACTCACTGAGCTGCCTGAAGAATGTCTGTCTGGCCTGGACAACTTGCAAGAACTCTATATTAATCACAACCTGCTCTCGGCAATTTCTCCGGGAGCCTTCATCGGCCTCCGTAATCTCCTCCGGCTTCATCTCAATTCCAATAGATTGCAGATGATCAACCGCGAATGGTTTGAAGCTCTTCCTAATCTAGAGATTCTAATGATTGGGGAAAATCCTATCATCAGCATCAGAGATATGAACTTTAAGCCTCTTATCAACCTGCGCAGCCTGGTTGTTGCCAGCATAAACCTCACCGAAATACCGGACGATGCCCTGATTGGCCTGGAAAATTTAGAAAGCATCTCATTCTATGACAACCGCTTTGTCAAAGTGCCCCAAGCAGCGCTGCGAAAGGTCATAAACCTGAAGTTCTTGGACCTAAACAAGAATCCTATTAATAGAATCCGGAGGGGCGATTTTAGCAACATGCTACACCTGAAAGAGTTGGGGATAAACAACATGCCAGAACTGATCTCCATAGATAGCCTGGCAGTCGACAATCTGCCAGATCTGAGGAAAATTGAAGCCACCAACAACCCTAGGCTTTCCtacatccaccccaacgctttcTCCAGGCTGCCCAAGCTGGAGTCCCTCCTCCTCAACAGCAACGCCCTCAGTGCCCTGTACCAAGGAACGATCGCATCCCTCCCCAACCTCAAGGAAATCAGCATTCACAGCAACCCAATCCGCTGCGACTGTGTTATCCGCTGGATCAACATGAACAAAACCAACATTCGGTTTATGGAGCCCGAGTCCCTGTTCTGTGTCGACCCTCCGGAATTCCAAGGGCGGAACGTGCGGCAGGTGCACTTTCGGGAAATGATGGAAATCTGCCTCCCTCTGATAGCCCCGGAGAGCTTCCCATCCAACCTGGACTTAGCAAGCGGAAGCTGCGTTTCACTGCACTGCAGGGCCACGGCGGAGCCGGAGCCTGAGATTGCCTGGATAACCCCGTCGGGCCGCAGGCTCTTGCCCAATACCATGTCTGGCAAGTTCTACGTCCACTCCGAGGGGACGTTGGACATAAGTGGCATAACGAGCCAGGAGGGCGGCCTGTATACTTGCATGGCCACGAATCTGGTCGGGGCCGACCTGAAGTCGGTTCTGATCAATGTGGATGGCTCCCTCCCACGGGACGGCAGTGGCTCTCTGAACATCAGGGTGAAAGACATCCAGTCCAGCTCCGTGCTGGTGTCCTGGACAGCGAGTGCCAAGATTTTCAAGGCCAGCGTGAAGTGGACAGCCTCCGCCTGGGCCAAAAGCCCGCGTGTTGCCCAGAGTGCCCGAATCCCATCAGACATGAAGGAATACAACCTGACCCACCTACACCCTGCAACCGAGTACAAGATCTGCGTGGACATCCCCACTATCTACCAGCAGAGTAAGAAACACTGCATAAATGTCACCACCAAGGGCCTGGACCACCCTGGGGCAGATCACAACAAGATCAAAGGGACAGCAGCGATTGCCTGCTTTGCGGGCCTGCTGGGGATCCTTAGCGTGATGTGCGTCTTCAGCTGCCTCTCGCAGGAGCTGAGCTGCGACGCTGACCCCGGTGACGTCAGGAATTATTTGCAGAAGCCAACCTTCCCCTTCAGTGAGTTCTACCCGCCTCTCATCAGCCTCTGGGAAGCCAGCAGagagaaaagcacaggcctggaggtacAAGCGACGGTTATAGGGGTCCCGGGCAGTGTGTCCTAA